A genomic segment from Chitinophaga niabensis encodes:
- a CDS encoding Gfo/Idh/MocA family protein: MHRRNFLLNTSAFLAGSALLPSSLRAIAPSDRIRFAAIGINGMGWSDLNALLNHPEAECVALCDVDKNVLDKRAAELAAKNIKVKLYGDYRKLLEDKDIDAVVIGTPDHWHCLQMTDACSAGKDVYVEKPIGNSILECRAMVAAQQRHNRVVQVGQWQRSMQHFQDAIDFVHSGKLGNVRLVKAWAYMGWMKPVPKQAITAVPAGVDYTTWLGPAQKRPFDPNRFHFNFRWYWDYAGGLMTDWGVHLIDYALYGMKASNPKSVVAAGGKFAYPDDAAETPDTLTAIYEFDGFNMQWEHATGIDGGPYGRTHGIAFIGNNGTLVLDRGGWEVIPEKGKMEAIPYTKASDNGLVKHTKNFLEVIKSRKLSDLRCDIQTGANVAVNAQMGNIAFKTGKKVFWDKGTRAFSDAAANKLMAAEYHNGYKLPKA, translated from the coding sequence ATGCACAGAAGGAATTTCCTGCTCAACACCTCCGCTTTCCTGGCAGGTTCAGCATTGTTACCCTCCTCACTGCGGGCAATAGCTCCCAGCGACCGGATCCGTTTTGCCGCCATTGGCATCAATGGCATGGGCTGGAGCGACCTGAACGCCCTGCTTAATCACCCCGAGGCAGAATGCGTAGCCCTTTGTGATGTTGACAAAAACGTGCTGGACAAACGCGCGGCTGAACTGGCGGCAAAGAATATCAAGGTAAAACTCTACGGAGATTACCGCAAACTGCTGGAAGATAAAGACATTGACGCAGTGGTGATAGGTACGCCGGACCATTGGCATTGCCTGCAAATGACGGATGCCTGTTCCGCCGGTAAGGATGTTTATGTGGAAAAACCGATCGGTAATTCCATTCTGGAATGCCGTGCTATGGTAGCTGCCCAGCAACGTCATAACCGGGTTGTACAGGTGGGCCAGTGGCAACGCAGCATGCAGCACTTCCAGGATGCGATCGATTTTGTGCATTCCGGCAAACTCGGAAATGTAAGGCTGGTAAAAGCCTGGGCTTATATGGGTTGGATGAAACCCGTGCCTAAACAGGCTATTACAGCTGTTCCTGCAGGTGTAGATTATACCACCTGGCTGGGCCCCGCCCAAAAGCGCCCCTTTGACCCGAACCGTTTTCACTTTAACTTTCGCTGGTACTGGGATTATGCAGGCGGTTTAATGACAGACTGGGGCGTACACCTGATCGATTATGCCCTGTACGGTATGAAAGCCTCCAATCCTAAATCCGTAGTAGCTGCCGGCGGCAAATTCGCCTATCCGGATGACGCAGCCGAAACCCCTGATACGCTCACCGCTATCTACGAATTCGACGGTTTCAATATGCAATGGGAACATGCTACCGGCATTGACGGCGGCCCTTACGGACGTACGCATGGAATTGCCTTCATTGGCAATAACGGTACCCTGGTGCTGGACCGCGGCGGATGGGAAGTGATCCCCGAGAAAGGCAAAATGGAAGCCATCCCTTATACAAAAGCGTCTGACAACGGCCTGGTAAAACATACCAAAAACTTCCTGGAAGTGATCAAATCCCGCAAGCTCAGTGATCTGCGCTGCGATATTCAAACGGGCGCCAATGTAGCCGTGAATGCACAAATGGGAAATATTGCCTTTAAAACGGGCAAAAAAGTGTTCTGGGATAAAGGTACACGGGCATTTTCGGATGCAGCCGCCAACAAGCTGATGGCCGCAGAATATCACAATGGTTACAAGTTACCTAAAGCATAA
- a CDS encoding cation-translocating P-type ATPase, which yields MGINWHTITAEETLRQTGSSIQGLNDNAVRQKLEEFGKNELQTKKKVHPVLLFFRQFFEVMILVLVVAAVISAFIGEVSDTFVIIVIIILNAVVGFIQEYRAEKAMDALRKMAAPTSTLIRNGSTIRLPSIELLPGDIVLLEVGNMVPADIRLLESHSLKINEASLTGESNAIDKTTDPLQDASLPLGDRSNMAFNGTLVTNGRGKGVVVATAMQTELGKIAGMLEDAKSSSPLQKRMEDFSRKLTFIILGLCAVLFFIGFLRGEDLQRMLLTVISLAVAAIPEALPAVVTVSLALGAKRLLKKNVLIRKLYAVETLGSVTYICTDKTGTLTRNKMRVQEVWENGPLLLAMSLNHDVKEKEGELFGDPTEIAMVEYAKEQERFERVKEIPFDADRKAMTTIFEKEGKYWVITKGATESIADMMADAAKEELKTREEEMAKKGMRVIGFATKELDELPSEITPEQIEKDLEFIGLVGLIDPPRQEAKDAILQCKEAGIAVVMITGDHPLTAGSIAQQLEIIGEEEGKIITGKELEAMPEEVFREKVEQLRVYARVSPQQKLNIVTALQENHQFVSMTGDGVNDAPSLKKANIGVAMGITGTDVTKEAAHMILVDDNFATIVDAVGEGRRIYDNIRKFIRYILTGNSAEIWCLFLAPLLGLPIPLLPVHILWVNLVTDGLPALALSTEIPEKNIMQRPPRRTDESIFAKGLGIHVLWVGVFIGLLTVGMQWYAIHNDGNHWQTMVFTTLCFCQLYHVMAIRSETRSLFSMGLWSNRPLLLAVGVTVLLQLMVIYVPYFNELFHTAPLSWQELLIVTGVSGVVFVAVEIEKWVKRKAVTI from the coding sequence ATGGGAATAAACTGGCATACCATCACAGCAGAAGAAACACTCAGGCAAACCGGCAGCAGCATACAGGGCCTGAACGATAACGCCGTTCGGCAGAAGCTGGAAGAGTTCGGCAAAAATGAACTGCAAACCAAAAAGAAAGTACACCCCGTACTTTTATTTTTCAGGCAGTTCTTTGAAGTGATGATCCTCGTACTGGTTGTTGCAGCGGTTATATCCGCCTTTATAGGAGAAGTGTCAGATACGTTCGTGATCATTGTGATCATCATATTAAATGCCGTGGTAGGTTTTATCCAGGAGTACCGTGCGGAAAAAGCCATGGATGCCCTGCGTAAGATGGCAGCCCCAACCAGTACACTGATCCGCAACGGCAGTACCATCCGGCTGCCTTCCATAGAATTACTGCCGGGAGATATCGTACTGCTGGAAGTAGGGAATATGGTACCCGCAGATATCCGCCTGCTGGAAAGTCATTCCCTGAAGATCAATGAAGCCAGTTTAACAGGAGAATCCAATGCTATTGATAAAACCACCGATCCCCTGCAGGATGCATCATTGCCTTTGGGAGACAGGAGTAATATGGCCTTTAACGGCACCCTGGTCACCAACGGAAGAGGGAAGGGGGTAGTGGTTGCCACCGCTATGCAAACGGAATTAGGCAAGATCGCAGGTATGCTGGAAGATGCCAAAAGCAGTTCACCCCTGCAGAAAAGGATGGAGGATTTTTCGAGGAAGCTCACATTCATCATATTGGGGTTATGTGCAGTATTATTCTTTATAGGTTTTCTGCGCGGAGAAGATCTGCAAAGGATGTTACTCACTGTTATTTCCTTAGCTGTAGCGGCTATCCCGGAAGCATTACCCGCCGTAGTAACTGTTTCGCTGGCATTGGGTGCCAAACGCCTGTTGAAGAAAAATGTACTGATCCGCAAATTGTATGCGGTGGAAACGCTGGGTTCCGTTACCTATATCTGTACAGATAAAACAGGTACGCTCACGCGCAATAAAATGAGGGTGCAGGAAGTATGGGAAAACGGGCCATTGCTGCTTGCCATGAGCCTGAACCATGATGTGAAGGAAAAGGAAGGAGAACTCTTTGGCGACCCTACAGAAATAGCCATGGTAGAATACGCTAAAGAACAGGAGCGTTTCGAACGTGTAAAGGAAATACCTTTTGATGCAGACCGGAAAGCCATGACCACCATCTTTGAAAAAGAGGGAAAGTATTGGGTGATCACAAAAGGAGCAACAGAATCCATTGCAGATATGATGGCTGATGCAGCAAAAGAGGAATTAAAAACCCGCGAAGAAGAGATGGCCAAAAAAGGCATGCGCGTGATCGGTTTTGCAACAAAGGAATTAGATGAACTTCCCTCAGAAATAACACCGGAACAAATAGAGAAAGACCTGGAGTTCATTGGCCTGGTAGGTTTAATAGACCCTCCGAGGCAGGAAGCAAAAGATGCGATCCTTCAATGTAAAGAGGCCGGCATTGCGGTTGTGATGATCACAGGAGATCATCCGCTTACAGCCGGTTCCATTGCGCAGCAGCTGGAAATCATTGGTGAAGAGGAAGGAAAGATCATCACCGGGAAAGAACTGGAGGCCATGCCGGAAGAAGTATTCAGGGAAAAGGTGGAACAGCTTAGAGTATATGCGCGCGTATCGCCGCAGCAAAAACTAAACATTGTAACTGCCCTGCAGGAAAACCACCAGTTTGTTTCCATGACGGGAGACGGTGTGAACGATGCGCCTTCTCTGAAGAAAGCCAATATAGGTGTGGCGATGGGTATCACCGGTACAGACGTTACCAAAGAAGCTGCACACATGATCTTAGTAGACGATAATTTTGCAACGATCGTAGACGCTGTAGGAGAGGGCCGCCGGATCTACGATAATATCAGGAAGTTTATCCGCTACATCCTCACCGGTAATTCAGCAGAAATATGGTGCCTGTTCCTGGCGCCGCTTTTAGGACTGCCTATTCCTTTATTACCGGTACATATTTTATGGGTGAACCTTGTCACAGACGGTTTGCCTGCACTGGCCTTATCTACCGAAATACCGGAAAAGAACATCATGCAGCGGCCACCACGAAGGACAGATGAAAGTATCTTTGCCAAAGGGCTGGGGATCCACGTGCTTTGGGTAGGTGTTTTCATTGGCCTGTTAACCGTAGGCATGCAATGGTATGCCATTCACAACGATGGCAATCACTGGCAAACCATGGTATTCACAACGCTCTGTTTTTGCCAGCTTTATCATGTAATGGCTATCCGCAGTGAAACCAGGTCATTGTTCAGTATGGGATTATGGAGTAACAGGCCATTGCTGCTGGCAGTAGGCGTTACAGTGCTGCTGCAGTTAATGGTGATCTATGTGCCTTACTTTAATGAACTGTTCCATACAGCGCCACTTTCGTGGCAGGAATTACTGATCGTTACCGGGGTTTCAGGTGTGGTGTTTGTGGCGGTGGAGATAGAGAAATGGGTGAAAAGAAAAGCCGTGACTATTTAG
- a CDS encoding 3-keto-disaccharide hydrolase, which produces MYSLKSLIVCSAVMLPLFASAQQGDPKATEVWEPVPVKVTPGTGTAAPSDAIVLFDGKNLNSWESDKGGPAPFVVKDGAMTVTPKKGGIKTKEAFEDFQLHIEWRSPSVIKGEGQGRGNSGIFLQSYYELQVLDSYESKTYSNGQAGSIYKQSIPLVNACKKPGEWQTYDVIWTAPRFNDDGSVKSPARITVLHNNILVQNNTELKGKTEYIGQPTYVKHGAMPLALQDHGDLVSYRNIWIRKL; this is translated from the coding sequence ATGTATTCTCTCAAATCTCTCATTGTATGCTCCGCAGTTATGCTGCCCTTATTTGCCAGCGCACAGCAGGGCGACCCGAAAGCCACTGAAGTATGGGAACCCGTACCGGTTAAAGTAACACCCGGAACAGGCACCGCCGCTCCTTCAGATGCGATCGTACTATTCGATGGTAAAAACCTCAACAGCTGGGAAAGTGATAAAGGCGGTCCTGCTCCATTTGTGGTAAAAGACGGCGCAATGACCGTTACGCCTAAAAAAGGGGGGATTAAAACCAAAGAAGCTTTCGAAGATTTTCAGCTGCATATTGAATGGCGCTCTCCTTCCGTGATCAAAGGTGAAGGACAGGGACGCGGTAACAGCGGTATCTTTCTCCAGTCTTATTATGAATTACAGGTATTGGATAGCTATGAAAGCAAAACCTACTCCAATGGCCAGGCCGGTAGTATATATAAACAATCCATTCCTTTAGTGAATGCCTGCAAAAAGCCAGGAGAATGGCAGACCTATGATGTGATCTGGACTGCCCCCCGTTTTAATGATGACGGTAGTGTGAAATCTCCTGCACGCATCACGGTGCTGCACAACAACATCCTGGTGCAGAACAATACAGAACTGAAAGGCAAAACAGAATATATCGGTCAACCGACCTATGTGAAGCACGGCGCTATGCCATTGGCTTTGCAGGATCATGGGGACCTGGTGAGCTACCGGAATATCTGGATCAGGAAATTATAA